From the genome of Leptospira saintgironsiae, one region includes:
- a CDS encoding molybdenum cofactor biosynthesis protein MoaE: MSVLETSSHISSSPLFVSSELPDIPEMGGFVVFSGIVRNLNEGKKVTHLEYEAYAPMADEMIRAILADACKKWDLLHANCIHRVGKLEISEIAVIVETGSIHRAEAYESNRYIIDRVKHEVPIWKKEFYFDGSSQWSKGCVHESH; this comes from the coding sequence ATGTCAGTATTAGAAACTTCTTCACATATTTCTTCTTCTCCACTTTTTGTATCTTCCGAGTTGCCAGATATTCCTGAAATGGGCGGCTTTGTAGTTTTTTCTGGAATCGTTCGAAATCTAAACGAAGGTAAGAAGGTCACACATCTGGAATACGAAGCATATGCTCCAATGGCAGATGAAATGATCCGCGCAATTCTTGCAGATGCTTGCAAAAAATGGGACCTTCTTCATGCAAACTGTATACATAGAGTTGGAAAATTAGAAATTTCCGAGATAGCGGTGATCGTGGAAACAGGATCCATACATAGGGCAGAAGCTTACGAATCCAATCGTTATATCATAGACCGAGTCAAACACGAGGTCCCGATCTGGAAAAAGGAATTTTATTTTGATGGTTCTTCTCAGTGGTCTAAGGGCTGCGTCCATGAGAGCCATTGA
- a CDS encoding HesA/MoeB/ThiF family protein yields MSPEQKKYFSRQTKLPFLGESGQNGLLQKSALVIGLGGLGSPASLHLATAGVGRIGLWDFDTVELSNIHRQTAFTLSDIGRKKTDSTKEYIQARVPGIQLETFTEIFSERIDPSIFKNWDIVLDCTDQIQAKYTINRFCIQNFRPLVTASVFRTSAQIAIFSPHGKPCYKCLYPNLEGSELLSCEDGGVLGVQTAIAGLYQASFAIQYLLFPEKSPTHSTFQLEWESPLLYETFLEADPNCTECGSGKIEEIFKDEIDLKDWKEWKKDPKYILLDVRESEERKETPIGNSIFSPLSELSIDTALSLSKEKIYITICESGIRSKKAAKILKEAGLTAYSLQGGRKILALQEIL; encoded by the coding sequence ATGAGTCCGGAACAGAAAAAGTATTTTTCCAGACAAACTAAACTACCGTTTTTAGGAGAATCGGGTCAAAATGGACTTCTCCAAAAATCAGCATTGGTGATCGGTCTCGGAGGTTTAGGCTCCCCTGCTTCTTTACATTTAGCAACTGCAGGAGTAGGAAGGATTGGCCTTTGGGATTTTGATACTGTTGAATTAAGTAACATTCATAGACAAACTGCTTTCACCCTTTCTGATATCGGTAGAAAAAAGACAGATAGTACCAAAGAATATATACAAGCCAGAGTTCCAGGAATTCAATTAGAAACATTCACCGAAATTTTCTCCGAAAGAATAGATCCAAGTATATTCAAAAATTGGGATATAGTTTTGGATTGTACAGACCAGATCCAAGCTAAATACACGATCAACCGATTCTGTATCCAAAATTTTAGGCCACTTGTTACCGCTTCCGTTTTTAGGACAAGCGCACAAATTGCGATCTTCTCCCCTCATGGAAAGCCTTGTTATAAATGTTTGTATCCAAATTTAGAAGGTTCCGAACTTCTCTCCTGCGAAGATGGAGGAGTTTTAGGAGTACAAACTGCAATTGCAGGCTTATACCAAGCATCATTTGCGATCCAATACCTTCTCTTTCCTGAAAAATCCCCTACCCACTCTACATTCCAATTAGAATGGGAATCTCCTCTTCTTTATGAAACTTTTCTGGAAGCAGACCCAAATTGTACTGAATGCGGTTCAGGTAAAATAGAAGAAATTTTTAAAGATGAGATTGATCTAAAAGATTGGAAAGAATGGAAGAAAGATCCAAAATACATTCTATTAGATGTAAGAGAATCGGAAGAAAGAAAAGAAACTCCAATTGGTAATTCCATATTTTCCCCCCTTTCTGAACTTTCTATCGATACGGCGCTCAGTCTTTCGAAAGAAAAAATCTATATTACGATTTGTGAATCTGGTATCCGCTCCAAAAAAGCTGCAAAAATTTTAAAAGAAGCGGGACTCACTGCATATTCTCTGCAAGGCGGAAGAAAAATTTTGGCATTACAAGAAATTCTTTAA
- a CDS encoding MoaD/ThiS family protein has product MDIQLLFFAAIKDHFPDLKKIEVSEGDSIIHLREMLTHKSPSSESILKVSRFAVNQVIVSDDFVLREGSVVAVLPPSSGG; this is encoded by the coding sequence ATGGATATTCAACTTTTGTTTTTCGCTGCTATTAAAGATCATTTTCCGGATCTAAAAAAAATAGAAGTCTCAGAGGGAGATTCTATTATCCATCTTCGCGAAATGCTTACTCATAAAAGTCCAAGCTCAGAATCTATTTTAAAAGTTAGTAGATTTGCAGTGAACCAAGTAATCGTAAGTGACGATTTTGTTTTAAGGGAAGGTTCTGTAGTAGCAGTACTTCCTCCTTCTAGCGGCGGTTGA
- a CDS encoding molybdenum cofactor guanylyltransferase translates to MRAIDSVGIVLAGGKSSRMGRDKSFLSLKSQKFFLIESYKKLKFLCKNVRVSIREEQREEYSKHVPNEFLVSDSIPNLAGPLQGIFSSFLLFQNDLNIKNFLVLAVDIPYMRIKTLARLYSKNEIIGSGVFYKTKEGIEPLCGLYSSEYLRYLFQEFEKGSLNSVSPKTLIESGNPNLLDIPEMEKSSFINLNSPEDLNLTKS, encoded by the coding sequence ATGAGAGCCATTGATTCGGTAGGTATTGTACTTGCCGGTGGAAAAAGTTCCAGAATGGGAAGGGATAAATCCTTCTTATCTTTAAAAAGCCAAAAATTTTTTCTTATAGAATCTTATAAAAAACTAAAATTCTTATGCAAGAATGTAAGAGTTTCTATCAGAGAAGAACAAAGAGAAGAATATTCCAAACATGTGCCGAATGAATTTCTGGTATCAGACTCAATTCCAAATTTAGCAGGTCCTCTCCAAGGAATTTTCAGTTCATTTCTTCTTTTTCAAAACGATCTTAATATTAAAAACTTTTTGGTTTTAGCAGTGGATATCCCGTATATGAGGATCAAAACCTTGGCTAGGCTATATTCCAAAAATGAGATAATCGGTTCTGGCGTTTTCTATAAAACAAAAGAAGGCATCGAACCGTTATGCGGTCTTTACTCTTCTGAGTATCTGCGGTATTTATTCCAAGAATTCGAAAAAGGAAGCTTAAATTCAGTTTCGCCTAAAACTCTAATCGAAAGTGGAAATCCTAATCTTTTGGATATTCCGGAAATGGAAAAATCTTCCTTTATCAACCTGAATTCTCCCGAGGACCTAAATCTCACAAAGTCCTAA
- a CDS encoding radical SAM protein, whose translation MDIVDAYGRKFEVLRVSVTSSCGFGCVYCAPGTALNGEGTNGSFLSAELLRKNIYLLSRKIFIKEVHLTGGEPTLHKDLPRLVQVAKEEKVPNIALTSNGFFRDGLIRDLKLAGLDRMNFSLDSLSQESFSLISGKNLPVIRLLNRIEEAIQEGLEVKLNCTVLKGYNEEQIRPILRWAGERNLPIRYLELMKMGPLREKHSELFFSAAKMKEELSQEFDFESEVTPIESTAKYYRTAENYRFGIIANHTEPFCDGCNRLRMDHLGKIYGCLSDFRSFPVSEDESELQNSLDLAMKTKKNEFTGSELSMKYIGG comes from the coding sequence TTGGACATCGTGGATGCGTACGGTCGAAAATTCGAAGTGCTTAGAGTGAGTGTTACCTCCTCTTGCGGATTCGGCTGTGTTTACTGTGCCCCTGGTACTGCGCTAAATGGAGAAGGAACAAATGGTTCTTTCTTAAGCGCGGAACTTCTTCGCAAAAATATATATCTTCTTTCTCGTAAGATTTTTATCAAAGAAGTTCATTTAACAGGTGGGGAACCAACTCTTCATAAAGATCTTCCTCGGCTCGTTCAGGTTGCTAAAGAGGAGAAGGTCCCGAACATCGCACTTACCTCAAATGGATTTTTTAGAGATGGTCTTATCCGAGATCTAAAACTCGCTGGTCTGGATAGAATGAACTTCTCTTTGGATTCACTTTCCCAAGAATCCTTTTCTTTGATCTCTGGAAAAAATCTTCCAGTAATTCGTTTATTAAATAGGATAGAAGAAGCCATCCAAGAAGGACTCGAAGTTAAACTAAATTGTACTGTATTAAAAGGTTATAATGAAGAGCAGATCCGACCTATTCTTCGTTGGGCTGGTGAAAGAAATCTTCCGATCCGCTATTTAGAATTAATGAAGATGGGACCCCTGAGAGAAAAACATTCAGAGTTATTTTTCTCCGCTGCAAAAATGAAAGAAGAGTTGAGCCAGGAATTTGATTTTGAATCTGAGGTCACTCCCATTGAATCCACTGCAAAATATTATCGCACTGCAGAAAATTATAGATTCGGGATCATTGCAAATCATACGGAACCTTTCTGCGATGGTTGTAATCGTCTTAGGATGGATCATCTCGGAAAAATTTATGGCTGTTTAAGTGATTTCCGATCTTTCCCGGTTTCGGAAGATGAATCAGAATTACAGAATTCCTTAGACCTCGCAATGAAAACCAAAAAAAACGAGTTTACCGGAAGTGAACTTTCTATGAAATATATAGGCGGATAA
- the tig gene encoding trigger factor, which produces MEFKTKKNQNASVDLKLTFDKNDLEKAFEKTYKEKQKDLKIPGFRPGKAPIEMVKRHLGDSVANDAINLLLLETVSDLSGKLEHKIVRFPKFTVEDYVPEKSLVATAVYDTDPEVSLGKYKKIKIKLPEVQVTDEDITEELQFVRKQLARKLLREPSEGAEKGDIVDMEFEVKEDGQEPKNAKNGSSDYKLGEANNLPGFDDNLYGIKTGETKNFTYTYPSDYPREDLAGKKMEFAMTLKAIYKEVLPELDDDLASEYDGSTSLQVLKDKIKTDLQKNYTDAVKNKKMEDIYKELVADSKFIFPESYLTEESEHVYQNMMQDVLGRGQARIPKEQIPSIEKYAEMVGKPLEEVRDSFKTIAENRLKGYFSRQKLASAENIVLTDEDFDREISTLASRYGMPDADFKKELEKGKLLETYRDNFLAKKIDDTLFQLVEKKYNEKMSIRQLKEFLSNKETGEVWQ; this is translated from the coding sequence ATGGAATTCAAGACTAAGAAAAATCAAAACGCATCCGTAGACCTTAAGTTAACCTTTGATAAGAACGATCTAGAAAAGGCGTTCGAAAAGACTTATAAAGAAAAACAAAAGGATCTCAAGATCCCGGGCTTCCGCCCTGGAAAAGCACCGATCGAAATGGTAAAACGCCATTTGGGAGACTCGGTAGCAAACGACGCAATCAATCTTCTATTATTAGAAACTGTCAGTGACCTTTCCGGGAAGCTGGAACACAAGATTGTACGTTTCCCTAAATTTACTGTAGAGGACTATGTTCCTGAAAAAAGTTTAGTGGCAACTGCGGTCTATGATACTGATCCAGAAGTTTCCTTAGGGAAATACAAAAAGATCAAGATCAAACTTCCTGAAGTACAAGTTACCGACGAAGATATCACTGAAGAACTTCAGTTCGTTCGTAAACAACTTGCCAGAAAACTTCTGAGAGAGCCAAGCGAAGGAGCCGAGAAAGGCGATATCGTGGATATGGAATTCGAGGTGAAGGAAGACGGACAGGAACCTAAAAACGCTAAAAATGGTTCAAGTGATTATAAATTAGGAGAAGCTAATAATCTTCCTGGTTTTGATGACAATCTCTACGGTATCAAAACGGGAGAAACCAAAAACTTCACCTATACTTATCCTAGTGATTATCCAAGAGAAGATCTGGCGGGTAAAAAAATGGAATTCGCCATGACCTTAAAGGCGATCTATAAGGAAGTTCTTCCTGAATTGGACGATGATCTTGCAAGCGAGTATGATGGTTCTACTTCTCTTCAAGTTTTGAAAGATAAGATCAAAACTGATCTACAAAAGAATTATACTGATGCTGTAAAAAATAAGAAGATGGAGGATATTTACAAGGAACTGGTTGCAGATTCTAAGTTTATATTCCCTGAGTCCTATCTTACTGAAGAATCAGAACATGTGTATCAAAATATGATGCAGGATGTTTTAGGAAGAGGCCAGGCCAGAATTCCTAAAGAACAGATCCCAAGTATCGAAAAATACGCGGAAATGGTAGGAAAACCTTTAGAAGAAGTAAGGGATTCCTTCAAAACCATCGCGGAAAACCGACTCAAAGGATATTTCTCCAGACAGAAGCTTGCTTCTGCGGAAAATATTGTTTTGACGGACGAGGATTTCGACCGCGAAATCTCGACCCTTGCCTCAAGATATGGTATGCCTGACGCCGATTTTAAAAAAGAATTGGAAAAAGGTAAACTTCTGGAAACTTACCGGGACAATTTTTTAGCAAAAAAGATAGACGATACCCTCTTCCAGCTTGTAGAAAAGAAATACAACGAGAAGATGAGTATCCGTCAGCTAAAGGAATTCCTTTCTAATAAGGAAACTGGAGAAGTATGGCAATAA